The genomic region CCGCGATTCTTCCGGTGCGCCCACGCCATGCAGCCGAGTGAAAGCATGATGTCCCCCGCCGCCAACGACAGGCCGACCCGCATCGTGGTCGATCTCGGCCGACTTGCGTCGAACCTGCACCTCATCCGCGCCCGCGTCGGCGTGCCGGTGATGGCGATCGTCAAGGCCAATGCCTATGGCCACGGCCTGGTGCCGGTGGCGCGGCACCTGCAGACGGTGGGGGTGGAGCGGCTCGGGGTGGCCTTCGTGGAGGAGGGCATTGCCCTGCGCCGCGCGGGAGTGACCGTGCCGGTGCTGGTGCTCGGCGGTATCTTCGGCCCGCAGGTCGCGCAGTTCATCGAGCACGATCTGGAGATCACCGTCTCCTCCCTCGACAAGCTGCGACAGGTCGAAGCCACGGCTCAGGCGATGGGGCGTCGGGCGGCGATCCATCTCAAGATCGATACCGGCATGGAGCGCATCGGCGTGCACAGCTATTCGTGCGGGCCGCTCATCGAGGCCGCCTGCGCCTCGCGCTGGTGCGTGCTCAAGGGCATCTATTCGCACCTGGCCTGCGCCGACGATCCCGATTCGCCGATGACCGCACGGCAACTGGAACGCTTCCAGGAAGCCTGCGCGCATTTCGAACGCCTCGGCGCGCCGATGCCAACCCGCCACCTCGCCAACTCCGGTGGCGTGCTGCACTTCCCGGACACCTGGCTGGACATGGTCCGGCCCGGGATCGCGTTGTACGGCGTGCTGCCGGGCTCGGCCTCGAAACGCAGCATCGCAGTCGAGCCGGTGATGTCGCTGGTTTCGAAGGTGGTCTACTTCAAGGTGGTCAAGGCCGGCAACCCGGTCAGCTACGGCGCGACCTGGACGGCGGAGCACGATACCCGAGTGGTGACCGTGCCGATCGGCTATGGCGACGGTTATCCGCGGGCACTGTCCTCGCGAGGTGAAGTGCTCATCCACGGGCAGCGCCACCCGATCGTAGGCCGGGTGTGCATGGACCAGTTCATGATCGACATAGGCCGGCACAGTGCCTGGAACGAGGACGAGGTGGTCCTGATCGGCGAGCAGAGAGGCGAGGCCATCAGTGTCGAGACCGTGGCGGAGCAGGGTGGAGAGAGCCCGTATGAGGTCCTGGTGGGCCTCAATGAGCGGATTCCGCGCCGATACGTCGGTGGCCTGTTGCGGGATTGATAGCCCTGTCCGACGGCCCGGCCGTGCCCCGCTGACTTTCTGTAGCAGGCGTTCAGAATGGACATGCTGCAACGCAGCATGACTTTCGGCACGGTCTGCTATTGTCCACGGGACATTGGGTGACAGGGGCTCAATGGCAGGGGGGACATCAATTCACATCTTGGGGTGGTAGATGAAGCACAACAGTCTCGCCTTGGCCATCGGGCTGGGCATCGGTCTGGTGTTTGCCGCGGGCACGGGTCAGGCGGCGGACGGGCCGGATCAGAACCGGGTATGGGTCAAGTTCAAGCCCGACAGCAAGGCGCAGGTCAACAGGGCGTTGCAGGTCGCCGGCGGCAAGATCCATCACACGTTCGACGGAGCAACGGCAGTCACGCTGCCGCCGAGTGCATTGCAGGGCATCCGCAACAACCCGCACGTGGAGCTGGTGGAGCAGGATGTTCCTCGCTATTCGATGGCCCAGACCCAGCCCTATGGCATCGGCATGGTGCAGGCGCCCCAGGTCTGGGCGGACGGTGTCACCGGCGATGGCGTCACCGTCTGCGTGATCGACTCCGGCATCCATGCCGCGCATGAAGACTTCCAGGGCGTCAACCTCGCCGGTGGCTACCCGAGCGGCTGGAACACCGACACCTGCGGCCATGGCTCGCACGTGGCGGGCACCATTGCCGCGGCCGACAACAACGCGGGTGTGGTCGGCGTCAATACCGGCAACATCTCGCTGTACATCGTCAAGGTGTTCGACGGTGCTTCGTGCGGCTGGAGCTACAGTTCGACCCTGGTCGACGCGGCCAACCGCTGTGCCAACGCGGGTGCCAAGGTCATCAACATGAGCCTGGGTGGCAGCTTCAGCAGCACCACCGAGCGGAACGCGTTCCAGAACCTGTACGACAACGGCGTGCTGAGCATCGCTGCGGCCGGCAACGCCGGCAACACCAGCCACAGCTATCCGGCTTCGTACGACAGTGTCGTCTCGGTCGCGGCGGTCGACAGCAACAAGCAGCACGCCAGCTTCTCGCAGCGCACCAACCAGGTCGAACTGGCGGCGCCCGGCGTGAGCGTGCTGAGCACGGTGCCGCACGTGTCGGCGACCGCTTCGGTCGATGGCTCGTCCTACATCGTCTCGTCGCTGGAGTACACCTACCAGGGACAGGCCAGCGGGGCGCTGGTCAATGGCGGGCTGTGCACCAGTTCCGGCAGCTGGGCTGGCAAGGCCGTGTTGTGCGAGCGCGGCGACATCAGCTTCGCCGACAAGGTCAACAACGCCTACAACGGTGGCGCAGCCGCGGTGGTGATCTACAACAACGCCCCGGGCGGCTTCAGCGGCACCCTCGGCAGCGCCGGTCCCGCGATTCCGGCGGTCAGCATGACCCAGGAGGATGGCCAGTATCTGGTGGCCAACAAGCTGGGTTCGTCGGCCACCGTCAACACGATCCCGGACAACCAGGGCAACGGCTACGCGTTCTACGACGGCACTTCGATGGCTACCCCGCACGTGGCCGGCGTCGCAGCGCTGGTCTGGAGCGCCAATCCGACCTGGACCAACCAGGAAGTCCGCGAGGCGCTGGCGGTCACCGCCGAGGACCTTGGTACGGCCGGACGCGACAACTCCTACGGCTGGGGCCTGGTCCAGGCCAAGGCCGCGCTCGACGAGCTGCAGAACGGCGGTGGCGGTACCGATCCCGACCCGGATCCGGATCCGGATCCGAACTTCACCGTGAGCGGCAGCTCGTACAAGGTCAAGGGCGTGGTCCATGTCGACCTGAGCTGGTCGGGCTCTTCGGCCGGCAGCTTCGATGTCTTCCGTGACGGCAGCAAGGTCGCCACCACCGGAGGCAGCAGCTACACCGACAATACCGGTCGCCGGGGTGGCGGCAGCTTGACCTACAGTATCTGCGAAGCCGGTACTTCGACCTGTACGGCCACCATCACTGTCAGCTACTGATACAAACAGCCGTTGATGGATGCTCGAAGGGCCGGGGCAACCCGGCCCTTCGTTTGTGTGCCCCGCAATGCGAGCGGCAGGGCCTGCTGGAAGCTGAATGGGAGTGTGCACCCGTCACCCATTCCAGACGCCGGAATGATTAGCTTGGATACCCCTGCACACCAGGTCACCCTGCGAGGTTGAGATCATGAAGAAGCACATTCGTACCGCTCTTATGGCTGCCGCCGTCACCGCCATGGTGGCGGGTTGCGCCACGACCGGAGGCGGCTACGGCAATGATGGCTATGGCCAGCAGCAAGGCTCTGGCATGAGCAAGACCCAGAAAGGCGCGCTGATCGGTGCCCTGGCCGGTGTTGCCGCCGGTCTGCTCAGCGGCGACGACGCTACCGAGCGCCGCCAGCGTGCACTCGTGGGCGCCGGCATCGGCGGCCTTGCCGGAGGCGCGATCGGCAACTACCAGGACCGCCAGGAACGTGCGTTGCGCGAGCAGATGCAGGGTACCGGCGTCGACGTGGTGCGCCAGGGCGACAACATCACCCTGAACATGCCCAGCAACATCACCTTCGACTTCGACAAGTTCGATCTCAAGCCGGCTTTCTACCCGGTGCTTGACGACGTCGCCCGCACCCTTTCCCAGTACGACCAGACCATCGTCGAGGTGGCCGGTCATACCGACAGTGTCGGCAGCGCCTCCTACAACCAGCAATTGTCCGAGCGCCGTGCGGCCTCGGTCGGCAACTACCTGATGTCCAAGGGGCTGATGCGTGACCGCTTCATCCTGATTGGCGCCGGCGCGACCCGCCCGGTTGCCAGCAACGACACCGATGCCGGACGAGCACAGAACCGTCGGGTAGAAATCACCCTGGTGCCGATACGTTCCTGAGGACACCCCGGGAAGAGGATTGCCGGGATGGATGGAAGGACACGGGCCGCATCCGCGGCCCGTGTCGTATTCGACAGCCGAGCATGGATTCCAGGCGGTCAGCGCTCCAGGACCTTGAGGATCGTCAACACCACCAGCGTCAACAAGGTGGCTGTAACGCCGAGCAGATGGAAGCCCAGGCCGCAGACCACTCCGATCACCGCGACCATCAACAAGGATGCGGCGGTCGTGATGCCGGCGATGGCGCCATCCGAACGTCGGGCGAAGATGGTGCCGGCGCCGATGAACGCAACGCCCGCCACGACAGCCTCGATCAGCCTCAACGGATCGATCTGCAGGGTTTCCCCCGGCGCCGTGAACGTACCGCTGTCAAGAATCAGCCGGCCCACACCGAGCAACAAGGCGGCCGCACCGGCCACCAGCATGTGGGTACGGAAGCCGGCCGGGCGATTTTTCAGTTCACGCTCATAGCCGATGAGCCCGCCGAGCACCATTGCGATGCCGGCGTTGCCCAACGCGATGGCCTGCGACATCAAATCCATCTCGACAGCCTGCGGTTGCAGGTGTGCAGGCGAGGTCAAATCGGGTCGGACGGCGAACGTCGACTGCCGGAGGCTGCCGGAATCGAGCACGTGTCCGGGCCATTCCATGCCACTGGCGTTACTATGGCGAACTCTCCAGAGTTGTCGAGTGCAAGGCCTGAAGCTGATGCGTACCGGACGTAGCATTGTTCATCCCCAAGGGGCCGACGCCTCGGCGTGGTCCACTCCATGCCGATTCCCGACGTCCTGGCAGCTCTGTGTCGATGCGCGCGCGCCTCGGCGGGGGCAATGGGGTTGAAGGGGCGTTACGAAGCCTCCGGGCGTCCGGAGGCGCTTCCGGCTGTCGACCCGCGGCCCCTGATCGCGGCCGATGTCGGTGGCACCCACGCCCGTGTGGCGTTGGTCGAGCCGATCGCGGTGCCCTCCTCGATGCAGCTGGTGCACTACCGCCGCTATGCCTGTGCGGACTATCCGGATCTGGCTTCAATCCTGCGTGCGTTCATCGACGAGGCCGGGATCGGAGCCCATCCCGACGCCGCGGTCGCGATCGCAGGGCTGCTGGTCGGCGATACCCTCGTCCATGCCAACCTGCCGTGGTCGGTGTCGGTCAGCGGGACAGTTTCCGGAGCCGGACTGAATGGACTGCGCCTGATCAATGATTTCGAGGCCATGGCCTGGGCGGTGCCGAGCATCGACCCTGGCTCCGCCCGCCTGATCAGTGGTCCGGACACGACGACCCCGCCCGGATCGGCGCTGGTGATCGGTCCGGGAACCGGCTTTGGCGCAGCCGTTCGGGTGCCCGGACGGCCTCCTGTGGTGGTGCCGACCGAGGCAGGCCACGCCGCGCTCTCGGTTCGTACGCCGCGTGAACTGGCCGTGTTGGAAGTGTTCCTGCAGCGCTGGAGCCATGTCGGCAACGAGCGTCTGCTGTCCGGCCCGGGACTGCTCAACGCCTACCAGGCGCTGTGCGTGCTCGACGGCGTTGACGAGCGCCTAGCCAGCCCGTCTGCAATCACCCGGGCCGCGCAGCAGGGCGAGGACCCGCAGGCAGTCGAGGCGGTGGCGATGTTCTGCAACGTTCTCGGCAGCGTCGCCGGTGACCTTGCGTTGACCTTCGGTGCCAATGCCGTCTACCTCGCCGGCGGCATTCCCACCCAGATTACCGACCTGCTGCTCGCCAGCGATTTCGCCGAACGCTTCGTCGACAAGGGCGTGATGCGGGAAGTGCTCAAGTCCGTTCCGGTTCGCCTGGTCGAACACGGCCAGCTCGGGTTGCAGGGCGCCGCGTCCTGGTACATCGCGCAGGCTGGCGCGGCCTGATTGGCCCGAGGGTTGCCCGAACAGATGGCGCGGTAGCCGTAGAACGCCATCCCGAACGGCTTAACGAGAGTCTGGAAGACGATCACCGCCACAGTGGTCTCCCCGGCCGGCCGGCAGATCAAGCAGGTCAAGCCGGGACGGCACCGAAGCGAAGTCCTCTGTCATGACGCCCTGAACAGGATGGGCCTAGCTTTGCAAAACCAAAATGGGGTACAAATGTACCCCATGTCAAACCTCAGTCCCCGTCGTGCCGCCGTTCTGTCGTTCATCCGCGACCGGGTGGCCGGCCTTGGCCAGCCGCCGTCCTTGGCCGAAATCGCCACCGCCTGTGGCTTGGCGACGCGCGGCGCGGCGCGCAAGCACGTGCTGGCGCTGGCCGAGGCCGGACTGGTCGAGGTCACGGCCGGGCAGGCGCGGGGGATCCGGCCGGCCGGGATGCGGGCGCGGTCCGACCTGCTGCGGGTGCCGGTGCTGGGCCGGGTGGCGGCGGGCGCGCCGATCGGGGCCGATGCGGGGCTGGCCGACATCCTGACCCTGGACACGCGGCTGTTTTCCTCGGCCCCCGACTACCTGCTGCGGGTGCAGGGTGACTCGATGATCGAGGACGGCATTCTCGATGGCGACCTGGTCGGGGTGAAGCGCACGCCCGAGGCCCGCGACGGGCAGGTGGTCGTCGCGCGGCTCGACGGCGAACTGACGATCAAGCGGCTGTCGCGTTCGGCCGATGCCCTGCGCCTGCTGCCGCGCAATCCGGCCTATGCGCCGATCGAAGTGGAGCCCGGGCAGGACTTCGCGATCGAGGGCGTGTTCTGCGGCCTGGTCCGGCGGGGATGACATGGGCGCGGTGGTCGCGATCGATGCGTTGTTGCACCAGCGGCGCGTGTGGAAGGGCCGACCGGCGGCGTTGCCGCCGAGTTCGCGGCCGACCGGTCTCGCGGCGCTGGATGCGGTCCTGCCGACCGGCGGCTGGCCCGAGGCGGCGCTGACGGAGTTGTTGATCCCGGTCGACGGCATCGGCGAGCTGCAATTGCTCTGGCCGGTGCTGGCGCGGCTGTCGCAGGCCGGCGAGCGCATCGTGCTGGTCGCGCCGCCCTACGTGCCGTTCGCGCCGGCATGGCAGGCGGCAGGGGTCGAACTGCGGCAGGTGCAGATGATCGAGGCGTCCTCGCCGCGCGATGCGTTGTGGGCCACCGAGCAGTGCCTGCGCTCGGGCAGCTGCGGCGCGGTGCTGTGCTGGCCATTGAAGGCCGACGACCGGGCCTTGCGCCGGCTGCAGGTCGCGGCGGAGAGCGGCCAGGCCCTGGCGTTCGCGACCCGGCCGCTTTCGGCCGCACGCAATCCGTCACCGGCCGCGCTGCGCATCGCCATCGACGTCCGGCCCGCGCAGCTGCGCGTGCTCAAGTGCCGCGGCGGACTGGCGCCGCCACGGCCGATCCCGCTGGCGGGGTGAGCGGTGCGCTGGGCCTGCATCCTGTTGCCGCAGCTCGCGCTGGACGGCGTGTTGCGGCGTTGCGCGCAGCCCGATGCGCCGCTGGCGATGGTCGCCGGTTCGCAGCAGCGGCGCGTGCTGCACGCGCTCAATCCCGCCGCACGCGCGCTCGGCCTGCGCCGGGGCATGGCGTTGACCGCGGCGCAGGCGCTCGCGCGCGGGTTCGCGACGGTCGAGCATGATCCGGACGATGAAGCGCGCTGGCACCGGTTCCTGGCGGCGTGGGCGTATCGCTTCAGTTCGCAGGTCAGTACGCAGCATCCACACGCGCTCCTCCTCGAGATCCAGGGCAGCCTGGGCCTGTTCGGTCCGTGGCCGCGGTTCGAGGCGCGGCTGCGGGAAGAGCTGGCGCTGCTCGGCTTCCGGCACCGCATCGTCGCCGCGCCGAACCCGGTGGCAGCACGCGCGCTGGCCAACGCGCACGACGGTCTCGCGGTCGCCGGTCTCGAGCCGATGCGGCATGCGCTTGGGCAACTGCCGGTGCAGCGCGCCGGCTTCGCGCCGGAGGTGGCGACCGCGTTCCAGCGCATGGGCCTGCGCACGCTGCGGCAGGTGCTGGCGTTGCCGCGCGACGGCATCGCGCGACGCTTCCCGGCCGAGGTGCTGCGGCACCTGGATGCGCTGATGGGCGAGTGCGACACCGTGCTGGACTGGTACCGGCCACCGGACCGGTTCGCCATGCGCATCGAGCTCGGCTACGAGGTCGAGTCCTCGCAGGCGTTGCTGTTCCCCTTGAGGCGATTGACCGCGGACCTGGCCGCATTCCTCGCCGGCCGGGACGGCGGCGTGCAGCGGTTCGCGCTGCACCTGGAGCACGAAGGGCGCGCGGACACGGTGGTGCCGGTTGGATTGTTGGCCCCCGAGCGCGATGCCGCGCTGCTGTTCGAGCTCGCGCGCGGCCGACTGGAACAGGCGCAAACGCCCGCGCCGGTGCGCGCGATCGTGCTGGTCGCCGACCAGCTGCCGGCGTTCGTGCCCGCGCACCGGGAGCTGTTCGACGAGCGGCCGCAGCAGGCGATGCCGTGGGAACAGCTGCGCGAACGGCTGCGCGCGCGGCTCGGCGAGAACGCGGTGCACGGGCTGTGCGCACACGAGGACCATCGTCCGGAGCAGGCCTGGCGCGTCGGCCCGGCGCCGCAACCGAAACGATCGTCGCCCGCTCCATTGCCGGCGGCCATGTCGCTGCGTCCCGGCTGGCTGCTGGCGAAGCCGATCCCCTTGCGCGGAGCGGCGCCGCGCCTCGAGGGTGACGCCGAGCGCATCGAGTCGGGCTGGTGGGATGGCTTCGACATCCGCCGGGACTATTACGTCGCGCGACTGCAGACGGGCCAGCGCGCCTGGGTCTACCGGCCGGTGGGCGCCGAGGGTGGCTACTGGCTGCACGGTTGGTTCGCATGAGCTACGCCGAGCTGCATTGCCTGTCGAACTTCTCGTTCCAGCGCGGAGCGTCCAGCGCCCGCGAGCTGTTCGAGCGCGCGAAGCGGCATGGCTACGCGGCGTTGGCAATCACCGACGAGTGCACGCTGGCCGGGATCGTGCGCGCCTGGCAGGCCGCGAAGGCGGTGGATCTTCCGTTGATCGTCGGCAGCGAGGTGCAGGTCGACGGCGGTCCGAAGCTGGTGCTGCTGGTCGAGGACCTGGCCGGCTATCAGGTGTTGTGCCGGCTGGTCACAGCGGCGCGGCGGCGCGTGCCGAAGGGCCAGTACCGCCTGCTGCGCGAGGACTTTGCAGAAGGCACGGACGGCCTGCTTGCGCTGTGGGTTCCGGCGGACCCGGCAAGCGAACAGGACGGCCGCTGGTTGAAGTCACTGTTTCCCGGCCGGCTGTGGATCGCGGTGGAACTGCATCGCGGCCAGCGCGACGCGGACAGGCTCGCCGCGCTGCATGCGCTGGGCGTGGCGCTGGACCTGCCGCTGGTCGCCGCGGGCGACGTGCACATGCATGCGCGCGGTCGTCGCGCATTGCAGGATGCCATGACGGCGATCCGGCACCGCACGACGGTGGCCGAGGCGGGGATGCGGCTGTTTCCCAACGGCGAGCGGCACCTGCGCCCGCGGCGGACCCTGGCCGAGCTGTATCCGCCGGCGCTGCTGGCCGAGAGCGTGCGCATCGCGCGGCGCTGCAGTTTCGACCTCGCGCAACTGCGCTATCAGTATCCGCACGAACTGGTGCCGACCGGGCACACGGCCACGTCCTGGTTGCGCGAACTGACCGAGCAGGGCTTGCGCTGGCGCTGGCCGGACGGAATCCCGCAAAAGGCGCGGGACCTGGCCGAGAAGGAGCTGGCGCTGATCGCCGAGCTTGGCTACGAGAGCTACTTCCTGACCGTGCACGACATCGTGCGCTTCGCCCGCAGCCGGCACATCCTCTGCCAGGGGCGCGGCTCGGCGGCCAACTCGGTGGTCTGCTACGTGCTCGGCGTCACCGAGATCGATCCCGACCGCATCGGCATGCTGTTCGAGCGCTTCGTGTCCAGGGAGCGCGACGAGCCGCCGGACATCGACGTCGACTTCGAGCATGAACGGCGGGAAGAGGTCATCCAGTACATATTCGAGCGCTATGGCCGTCATCGCGCCGCGCTCACGGCGGTGGCCAGCACGTACCACGGCGCCGGCGCGGTGCGTGACGTCGCCAAGGCGCTGGGCCTGCCGCCCGACCAGGTCGATGCGCTGGCCGGCTGCATCGGTCGCTGGAGCGACACGCTGCCGTCGGCCGAACGGCTGCGCGAGCAGGGCTTCGATCCCGACAGTCCCGTCATCCGCCGGGTGCTGGCGCTGACCGCCGAGCTGATCGGCTTCCCGCGTCACCTGTCGCAGCATCCGGGCGGGTTCGTGATCTCCGAGCAGCCGCTGCACACGCTGGTGCCGGTGGAGAACGCGACCATGGAAGGCCGTACCGTCGTGCAATGGGACAAGGACGATCTCGATGCGGTCGGGCTGCTCAAGGTCGACATCCTCGCGCTGGGAATGCTCAGCGCATTGCGCCGCTGCCTCGACCTGCTGCGGATCC from Lysobacter alkalisoli harbors:
- the alr gene encoding alanine racemase, whose protein sequence is MMSPAANDRPTRIVVDLGRLASNLHLIRARVGVPVMAIVKANAYGHGLVPVARHLQTVGVERLGVAFVEEGIALRRAGVTVPVLVLGGIFGPQVAQFIEHDLEITVSSLDKLRQVEATAQAMGRRAAIHLKIDTGMERIGVHSYSCGPLIEAACASRWCVLKGIYSHLACADDPDSPMTARQLERFQEACAHFERLGAPMPTRHLANSGGVLHFPDTWLDMVRPGIALYGVLPGSASKRSIAVEPVMSLVSKVVYFKVVKAGNPVSYGATWTAEHDTRVVTVPIGYGDGYPRALSSRGEVLIHGQRHPIVGRVCMDQFMIDIGRHSAWNEDEVVLIGEQRGEAISVETVAEQGGESPYEVLVGLNERIPRRYVGGLLRD
- a CDS encoding S8 family serine peptidase: MKHNSLALAIGLGIGLVFAAGTGQAADGPDQNRVWVKFKPDSKAQVNRALQVAGGKIHHTFDGATAVTLPPSALQGIRNNPHVELVEQDVPRYSMAQTQPYGIGMVQAPQVWADGVTGDGVTVCVIDSGIHAAHEDFQGVNLAGGYPSGWNTDTCGHGSHVAGTIAAADNNAGVVGVNTGNISLYIVKVFDGASCGWSYSSTLVDAANRCANAGAKVINMSLGGSFSSTTERNAFQNLYDNGVLSIAAAGNAGNTSHSYPASYDSVVSVAAVDSNKQHASFSQRTNQVELAAPGVSVLSTVPHVSATASVDGSSYIVSSLEYTYQGQASGALVNGGLCTSSGSWAGKAVLCERGDISFADKVNNAYNGGAAAVVIYNNAPGGFSGTLGSAGPAIPAVSMTQEDGQYLVANKLGSSATVNTIPDNQGNGYAFYDGTSMATPHVAGVAALVWSANPTWTNQEVREALAVTAEDLGTAGRDNSYGWGLVQAKAALDELQNGGGGTDPDPDPDPDPNFTVSGSSYKVKGVVHVDLSWSGSSAGSFDVFRDGSKVATTGGSSYTDNTGRRGGGSLTYSICEAGTSTCTATITVSY
- a CDS encoding OmpA family protein; this encodes MKKHIRTALMAAAVTAMVAGCATTGGGYGNDGYGQQQGSGMSKTQKGALIGALAGVAAGLLSGDDATERRQRALVGAGIGGLAGGAIGNYQDRQERALREQMQGTGVDVVRQGDNITLNMPSNITFDFDKFDLKPAFYPVLDDVARTLSQYDQTIVEVAGHTDSVGSASYNQQLSERRAASVGNYLMSKGLMRDRFILIGAGATRPVASNDTDAGRAQNRRVEITLVPIRS
- a CDS encoding MgtC/SapB family protein — protein: MLDSGSLRQSTFAVRPDLTSPAHLQPQAVEMDLMSQAIALGNAGIAMVLGGLIGYERELKNRPAGFRTHMLVAGAAALLLGVGRLILDSGTFTAPGETLQIDPLRLIEAVVAGVAFIGAGTIFARRSDGAIAGITTAASLLMVAVIGVVCGLGFHLLGVTATLLTLVVLTILKVLER
- a CDS encoding glucokinase, coding for MGLKGRYEASGRPEALPAVDPRPLIAADVGGTHARVALVEPIAVPSSMQLVHYRRYACADYPDLASILRAFIDEAGIGAHPDAAVAIAGLLVGDTLVHANLPWSVSVSGTVSGAGLNGLRLINDFEAMAWAVPSIDPGSARLISGPDTTTPPGSALVIGPGTGFGAAVRVPGRPPVVVPTEAGHAALSVRTPRELAVLEVFLQRWSHVGNERLLSGPGLLNAYQALCVLDGVDERLASPSAITRAAQQGEDPQAVEAVAMFCNVLGSVAGDLALTFGANAVYLAGGIPTQITDLLLASDFAERFVDKGVMREVLKSVPVRLVEHGQLGLQGAASWYIAQAGAA
- the lexA gene encoding transcriptional repressor LexA, encoding MSNLSPRRAAVLSFIRDRVAGLGQPPSLAEIATACGLATRGAARKHVLALAEAGLVEVTAGQARGIRPAGMRARSDLLRVPVLGRVAAGAPIGADAGLADILTLDTRLFSSAPDYLLRVQGDSMIEDGILDGDLVGVKRTPEARDGQVVVARLDGELTIKRLSRSADALRLLPRNPAYAPIEVEPGQDFAIEGVFCGLVRRG
- the imuA gene encoding translesion DNA synthesis-associated protein ImuA, giving the protein MGAVVAIDALLHQRRVWKGRPAALPPSSRPTGLAALDAVLPTGGWPEAALTELLIPVDGIGELQLLWPVLARLSQAGERIVLVAPPYVPFAPAWQAAGVELRQVQMIEASSPRDALWATEQCLRSGSCGAVLCWPLKADDRALRRLQVAAESGQALAFATRPLSAARNPSPAALRIAIDVRPAQLRVLKCRGGLAPPRPIPLAG
- a CDS encoding Y-family DNA polymerase, with protein sequence MRWACILLPQLALDGVLRRCAQPDAPLAMVAGSQQRRVLHALNPAARALGLRRGMALTAAQALARGFATVEHDPDDEARWHRFLAAWAYRFSSQVSTQHPHALLLEIQGSLGLFGPWPRFEARLREELALLGFRHRIVAAPNPVAARALANAHDGLAVAGLEPMRHALGQLPVQRAGFAPEVATAFQRMGLRTLRQVLALPRDGIARRFPAEVLRHLDALMGECDTVLDWYRPPDRFAMRIELGYEVESSQALLFPLRRLTADLAAFLAGRDGGVQRFALHLEHEGRADTVVPVGLLAPERDAALLFELARGRLEQAQTPAPVRAIVLVADQLPAFVPAHRELFDERPQQAMPWEQLRERLRARLGENAVHGLCAHEDHRPEQAWRVGPAPQPKRSSPAPLPAAMSLRPGWLLAKPIPLRGAAPRLEGDAERIESGWWDGFDIRRDYYVARLQTGQRAWVYRPVGAEGGYWLHGWFA
- a CDS encoding error-prone DNA polymerase, whose protein sequence is MAARLVRMSYAELHCLSNFSFQRGASSARELFERAKRHGYAALAITDECTLAGIVRAWQAAKAVDLPLIVGSEVQVDGGPKLVLLVEDLAGYQVLCRLVTAARRRVPKGQYRLLREDFAEGTDGLLALWVPADPASEQDGRWLKSLFPGRLWIAVELHRGQRDADRLAALHALGVALDLPLVAAGDVHMHARGRRALQDAMTAIRHRTTVAEAGMRLFPNGERHLRPRRTLAELYPPALLAESVRIARRCSFDLAQLRYQYPHELVPTGHTATSWLRELTEQGLRWRWPDGIPQKARDLAEKELALIAELGYESYFLTVHDIVRFARSRHILCQGRGSAANSVVCYVLGVTEIDPDRIGMLFERFVSRERDEPPDIDVDFEHERREEVIQYIFERYGRHRAALTAVASTYHGAGAVRDVAKALGLPPDQVDALAGCIGRWSDTLPSAERLREQGFDPDSPVIRRVLALTAELIGFPRHLSQHPGGFVISEQPLHTLVPVENATMEGRTVVQWDKDDLDAVGLLKVDILALGMLSALRRCLDLLRIHHGRDLALATIPAEDQATYDMICRADTIGVFQIESRAQMAMLPRLRPRRFYDLVIEVAIVRPGPIQGDMVHPYLRRRTGEEPVTYPSEALRKVFERTLGVPLFQEQVMELAVVAAGYTPGESDDLRRSMAAWKRHGGLEHHREKLTDGMLARGYSAEFAARIFEQIKGFGSYGFPESHAASFALLTYASCWLKHHYPAAFTCALINSQPMGFYSSDQLLQDVRRHGVEVRPVDVRYSDWDCTLEPDKRGEFALRMGLRMARGLNEDDAVRIERARAAGPFFDVADLCERAVISARARELLADAGALRGLAGHRHRARWAVAGVEERRPLLGVDTQPRERQAALPLPTVGEDLHADYATLGTTLGRHPMALLRAQLRARRCRSSKELPAIPSGRNIVAAGLVVGRQRPQTASGVTFVTLEDEHGMINVVVWRQVADRQRRPFLESRLLMVEGKLEAENGVRHLIARQLHDLTPLLSSLDVRSRDFH